In Zingiber officinale cultivar Zhangliang chromosome 1A, Zo_v1.1, whole genome shotgun sequence, a genomic segment contains:
- the LOC122038533 gene encoding probable serine/threonine-protein kinase At1g01540, whose amino-acid sequence MAFWSGGFLNNELSRKTAVFGLRLWVVIGICVGAAIVLVLFFFSLCLTSCCRRRRRRRSPTISTSSPPSKKPQKPLKQHLQDPAPTLSKDVAEIHHYNQPAASDVRIDVGKPNYPVVLADQRHQESNNNNRHQPRPPAGPPSASTTGTASGETTGTPSSTGGGGGGGGPPEVSHLGWGHWYTLRELEEATDGLAPDNVIGEGGYGIVYRGVLADNTTVAIKNLLNNRGQAEKEFKVEVEVIGRVRHKNLVRLLGYCVEGAYRMLVYEYVDNGNLEQWLHGDVGEVSPLTWDIRMNIILGTAKGLAYLHEGLEPKVVHRDIKASNILLDQHWNAKVSDFGLAKLLCSERTYVTTRVMGTFGYVAPEYASTGMLNERSDIYSFGILIMEIVTGRSPVDYTRPPGEVNLIDWLKTMVGERRSEQVVDPKMPEKPSAKALKRILLVALRCIDPDSHKRPKMGHVIHMLEMDDLLGREERKMGGESSAAQPSKGYAREEGSFHKRDHRYR is encoded by the exons ATGGCGTTTTGGAGCGGCGGATTTCTCAACAACGAGCTCTCGAGGAAGACAGCCGTCTTCGGGCTCAGGCTGTGGGTGGTCATCGGCATCTGCGTCGGCGCCGCCATCGTCCTTGTCCTCTTCTTTTTCTCCCTTTGTCTCACCTCatgctgccgccgccgccgccgccgtcgctCCCCTACCATCTCTACCTCCTCTCCCCCAAGTAAGAAGCCGCAGAAACCCCTCAAGCAGCACCTCCAGGATCCAGCCCCTACCCTCTCCAAGGACGTCGCCGAGATCCACCACTACAACCAACCGGCCGCTTCCGATGTCCGGATCGACGTCGGCAAGCCTAACTACCCTGTCGTGCTTGCTGATCAACGTCATCAGGAAAGCAACAACAACAACCGTCACCAACCGAGGCCTCCGGCAGGTCCACCGTCCGCATCCACCACGGGGACGGCCAGCGGAGAGACCACCGGCACCCCTTCCTCcacgggaggaggaggaggaggaggggggccGCCGGAGGTATCGCATCTGGGGTGGGGGCACTGGTATACGCTGCGGGAGTTGGAGGAGGCTACAGATGGGTTGGCCCCAGACAACGTAATCGGGGAAGGAGGCTACGGCATCGTGTACCGCGGGGTGCTCGCCGATAACACCACCGTCGCCATCAAGAATTTGCTCAATAATAG GGGCCAAGCAGAGAAGGAATTCAAAGTGGAGGTGGAAGTGATTGGGCGTGTTCGCCACAAGAATCTTGTTAGATTGCTTGGATACTGTGTTGAGGGCGCATATAG GATGCTAGTCTACGAATATGTAGATAATGGCAATCTGGAGCAGTGGCTTCACGGAGATGTTGGAGAAGTGAGTCCACTGACATGGGATATTAGGATGAACATAATTCTTGGAACTGCAAAAGG CTTAGCCTATCTTCATGAGGGACTTGAACCAAAGGTAGTGCACAGAGATATTAAAGCTAGCAACATTCTACTCGATCAACATTGGAATGCCAAAGTCTCAGATTTTGGGCTTGCAAAGCTCTTGTGCTCGGAAAGGACTTATGTGACGACTCGTGTTATGGGGACTTTTGG TTATGTGGCTCCAGAATATGCTAGTACCGGTATGCTGAACGAGAGAAGTGATATTTATAGCTTTGGGATCCTTATAATGGAAATTGTAACAGGAAGGTCTCCTGTTGATTATACAAGACCGCCCGGAGAG GTGAATTTGATTGACTGGTTGAAGACCATGGTCGGCGAAAGAAGATCGGAGCAAGTGGTGGATCCTAAGATGCCGGAGAAACCATCTGCAAAAGCACTCAAAAGGATTCTTCTAGTCGCTCTCCGTTGCATTGACCCTGATTCACATAAACGGCCAAAAATGGGGCATGTCATTCATATGCTCGAAATGGATGACTTATTAGGTCGTGAG GAACGCAAGATGGGCGGGGAATCATCTGCTGCTCAACCATCAAAGGGGTACGCCAGAGAAGAAGGTAGCTTTCACAAACGTGACCACAGATACAGATGA